The Streptomyces sp. RKAG293 genome includes a region encoding these proteins:
- a CDS encoding cytochrome b N-terminal domain-containing protein: protein MTRWLAAVSPTGATRRWSRRRTPADPWSALFGKIAAYTFVVLIVTGILLALFYRPDMARSRYEGPYRPLNGVVVSHAYASTVRLSLEVRGGLLLRQVHHWATLIFVAAICLKLVRMFFTGAFRRPRLPLWSIWVMLLVLAMATGLTGTILPDDMLSGGSLGLVQGILQSIPLIGTRLTFWLFGGEFPGEAIIPRFYWLHAVVLPVAITGLFVLRHRLVRRHGHPRLPAAATRSPRWLGPLPVTAGPALFFGTCGVLVLIGAFAQINPIWLLGPYRPGEITAGAVPDWYMGFLDGAVRLMPGWEFEVAGRTLTLAVLVPALIVPGAFFTFLAAYPLIERRLTGDRELHDELDRPRDAATRTAFGAAALAFYGLLWAAAANDQIAVHFHLSLNDVTQFFRVAVLIGPVLAFVLTRWFCLGLLERAGDEAAHGRETGRIVRTPEGGYIEIMEPVQDRRKPASIDPPGSSDLRPAGSRPRGRTAQSTVSFE, encoded by the coding sequence CCCTGGTCGGCACTGTTCGGCAAGATCGCCGCCTACACCTTCGTCGTGCTGATCGTCACCGGCATTCTGCTGGCCCTGTTCTACCGGCCGGACATGGCGCGCAGTCGCTATGAAGGTCCCTACCGCCCGCTGAACGGGGTGGTCGTGAGCCACGCCTACGCGTCGACCGTTCGCCTCAGTCTCGAAGTGCGCGGCGGCCTCCTGCTGCGGCAGGTGCACCACTGGGCCACGCTGATATTCGTCGCCGCGATCTGCCTCAAGCTGGTGCGGATGTTCTTCACCGGCGCTTTCCGCAGGCCACGCCTGCCGCTCTGGTCGATCTGGGTCATGCTGCTCGTGCTGGCCATGGCAACCGGGCTGACCGGCACGATCCTGCCGGACGACATGCTGTCCGGTGGCAGCCTCGGGCTCGTCCAGGGAATACTCCAGTCGATCCCGCTGATCGGGACCCGGCTGACCTTCTGGCTGTTCGGCGGTGAGTTCCCGGGCGAGGCGATCATCCCCCGCTTCTACTGGCTGCACGCGGTGGTGCTGCCGGTCGCGATCACCGGCCTGTTCGTGCTGCGGCACCGGCTCGTGCGGCGGCACGGCCACCCCCGGCTGCCGGCGGCGGCCACCCGCAGTCCCCGGTGGCTGGGGCCGCTCCCGGTGACCGCAGGACCGGCGCTGTTCTTCGGAACCTGCGGGGTGTTGGTGCTGATCGGCGCGTTCGCGCAGATCAACCCGATCTGGCTGCTCGGACCCTATCGTCCGGGAGAGATCACGGCAGGGGCGGTTCCGGACTGGTACATGGGCTTCCTGGACGGCGCGGTGCGGCTCATGCCGGGCTGGGAGTTCGAGGTGGCGGGCCGCACCCTGACCCTCGCGGTGCTGGTGCCCGCGCTGATCGTCCCCGGTGCGTTCTTCACCTTCCTGGCGGCGTACCCGCTGATCGAACGTCGCCTGACGGGTGACAGGGAGCTGCACGACGAGCTGGACCGCCCCCGCGACGCGGCGACCCGCACGGCGTTCGGAGCGGCGGCCCTCGCCTTCTACGGACTCCTGTGGGCTGCCGCTGCCAACGACCAGATCGCCGTCCACTTCCACCTGTCCCTCAACGACGTCACCCAGTTCTTCCGAGTGGCCGTTCTGATCGGACCGGTGCTCGCGTTCGTTCTCACCCGCTGGTTCTGCCTCGGACTGCTGGAGCGCGCGGGCGACGAGGCCGCACACGGCCGCGAGACCGGACGGATCGTCAGAACCCCGGAGGGCGGCTACATCGAGATCATGGAACCCGTCCAGGACCGGCGGAAGCCCGCATCCATCGACCCGCCCGGCTCAAGTGACCTACGGCCGGCGGGATCCCGTCCACGCGGCCGCACAGCTCAGTCGACGGTTTCGTTCGAGTAG